Genomic segment of Passer domesticus isolate bPasDom1 chromosome 4, bPasDom1.hap1, whole genome shotgun sequence:
TGGGACTTCTGGATGGAATGCCAGGTTGGGATGTCAGGGTGTgatgccaggctgggatttCTGGTTGGAAGGCCAGGTCGAATTTCATGTTGGGATTTCTGGTTGGAAGGTCAGGTGGATGTCGGGGTGTGATGCAGGTTGGAATGCCAGGTGGGATGTCAAGTTGGAATGCTAGGCTGGGATTTCAGGTTGGGATTTCTGGATGGAATGCCAGGTTGGGATGTCAGGGTGTGATTCCAGGTTGGGATGTCAGGTTGGAAGGCCAGGTGGATGTTGGGGTGGGATGCAGGTTGGGACATTGGTCAAGATGCCAGCGTGGGATGCTGAGTGTGACTCCAGGAGTGACTCCAGGAGTGACTCCAGCTGTGACCCGAGCTGTGCCCCCGTCCCCTGCGCACCTTGCCGCTGAGCGGGGCCAGGTCCAGCGCGTAGATCCAGCGGGCGTGGGCGCTGACCTGGGCGCGGATCCGGCCCGACCCCGCCTCCCACAGGCGGATCTGCCCGTTCCCATAGCCCGCCGCCACCGTCCCGTTCCACAGCGCCAccgaggagcaggagcagctgggcgcGGGGACACGTGTCACCCCCGCGGGGCTGTCCCCCCCGCGTGCCCCACACCCTGCGGGATGCCCGGGGCTCACCCAGATCCCGGGATCTTCCCCAGCAGGGTGAACTCCTCCCCGCTGCTCCAGAGGCACAGCGTCCCGGAGTCATCGGCTGTCACCAGGTCGCCAGCCCCgtcctgtggggagggagggctCAGGGACAGCGGGCAGCGTCCCCAGCTCTGCGGTGGCACTGCCCCACGGGCACCAGGACAGGCTGGAACAGCTCCTGAAGCGCTGACGGGTCCCGTTGGAACTCGTCCGTCCCTGCCCACGCTGCCACGCCAGGCTGGATTTCGAGGAAGGATCAGGgcacccctccctccctccctccctccctgaggattcccggctcctcccggcccTGGGAAGGCCCCAGTGCAGCCCGGGGAGCAAAGCCCAGGGGGCTGTGTGAGTGGGAGGTGACACAagtgccccgtgtccccagggtgaCACGGTGACACGGCAGCTCGGGAATGGCGTCTGGGGGATGAATTCCTTGGGGATGCCAGAGCGAGGAGAGCTCAGTGACTCAGCAGGGAAAGTGCTGAGTGGGAGGAAAGCGGCTGGTGAGTCTGCAGGGACCTGCCCTGTGAGCTTCCCGCGCCTGAGGAGGTTCCAGGAGAGACGGGAGGAATGTGGCACAAAGGATGGcgtgacaggacacagggaatggcttcccaccaGAGAAGGGGAgatttgggtgggattttgggaaggaatccttccctgtgagggtggggaggcccagagcagctgtggctgcccctggatccctggaagcgtccaaggccaggctggagccacctgggacagtgtccctgccatggcagggggtggctcTGATGAGAtgtggggtcccctgtcccccgtACCGGGgcctggccctgctcggccGCGATGTCGGTGACGGGATCCCGGTGCTGCTCCAGGACCTCGCTCAGCGTCACGTTGGTGCCTTTTGGGGGGATGTCAAACACCAGCACGGCCCCAAAGGACGTCCCTGCGGGGTCAGGGGGGTCAGCAGGGCCGGGCCAGCCCGGGGCCACCCCCTGCCCACGGCCCGGGCTCACCCACGCAGATGAAGCGGCCGCCGGCCGCGGCGATGCCTCGGGCGAACACGGAATGGGCTGGAAGGGAACAGGTCTGTGTCACCTGGGATGGGAACTGGGGACAGGTCTGTGTCACCTGGGATGGGAACTGGGGACAGGTCTGTGTCACCTGGGACAGGAACTGGGGACAGGTCTGTGTCACCTGGGATGGGAACTGGGGACAGGTCTGTGTCACCCTGGGATGGGAACTGGGGACAGGTCTGTGTCACCTGGGATGGGAACTGGGGACAGGTCTGTGTCACCTGGGATGGGAactggggatgggaacaggtcTGTGTCACCTGGGATGGGAactggggatgggaacaggtcTGTGTCACCTGGGATGGGAACTGGGGACAGGTCTGTGTCACCTGGGATGGGAactggggatgggaacaggtcTGTGTCACCTGGGATGGGAactggggatgggaacaggtcTGTGTCACCTGGGATGGGAactggggatgggaacaggtcTGTGTCACCTGGGATGGGAactggggatgggaacaggtcTGTGTCACCTGGGATGGGAactggggatgggaacaggtcTGTGTCACCTGGGACAGGAACTGGGGATGGGTCTGTGTCACCTGGGATGGGAACTGGGAACAGGTCTGTGTCACCTGGGATGGGAactggggatgggaacaggtcTGTGTCACCTGGGATGGGAactggggatgggaacaggtcTGTGTCACCCTGGGACAGGAACTGGGGAGAGGTTTGTGTCACCTGGGATGGGAACTGGGGACAGGTTTGTGTCACCTGGGACGGGAACTGGGGACAGGCTTGTGTCACCTGGGATGGGAactggggatgggaacaggtcTGTGTCACCTGGGATGGGAactggggatgggaacaggtcTGTGTCACCTGGGATGGGAACTGGGGACAGGTTTGTGTCACCCTGGGATGGGAACTGGGGACAGGTTTGTGTCACTGTGGGACAGGAATTGGGGACAGGTCTGTGTCACCATGGGACAGGTTTGTGTCACCCTGGGACAGGAATTGGAGAAGGGGACAGGTTTGTGTCACTGTGGGACAGGAATTGGGGACAGGTCTGTGTCACCTGGGACGGGAACTGGGGTCACagcccaggcctggccaggTCTGGCCTGTCACAAGCAGACACTggggtgctgctgtgcaggggaaggggctcagcctgcagaaaagggggtcagggggtctgggaaatggatttgtagaaaAGTTTTAAAGTTTGACACAAGGGCTGGACAAATGGGGACCTTGTggtcctgacaggaggggacagccagggaacagggacagggtgacagggacagccccaggctgtgccaggagaggttcagCTTGGATATTAACAAAATTCCatcctgggaagggctggaattCCCCCCCTGGCAGGgtggagcccccagccctgcgcttgtggcacttggggacagtgccagggtggcctggcagggctctcaGGGCCTCACCTGGAGGCAGCTCCGGGACGTCCAGGGCGTGCCAGAACACCATGGTGGAGCCATCAGCCTCGTGCATCTGCCaccagggacaggctgggaccctgggggggacaggggacccccagagccccccagagccccccggcCTCACCTGCACCCCGCGCTGGGACGtgagcaccagcagcacccgGGCTGGCAGCTGGCACCACGCGgcctgcggggacacggggacactgagggacccCCACACCTCGGGGggtcctgccctggggagccccaaacccctcctgAAGGGTCTCAAACCCTCCTCTAGGAGAAGCCCCAACTTCTGCTGGAACAGGAGcccccaaattccctcctggagcccccaatctcctcctggagcccccaatcccctcctggagcccccaaattccctcctggagcccccaatctcctcctggagcccccaatcccctcctggagcccccaatcccctcctggagcccccaaaacccctcctggagcccccaaattccctcctggagcccccaaattccctcctggagcccccaattccctcctggagcccccaaaacccctcctggagcccccaaacccctcctggagcccccaaacccctcctggagcccccagacccctcctggagcccccaatcccctcctggagccccccaatcccctcctggagcccccaaaacccctcctggagcccccaaacccctcctggagcccccaaacccctcctggagcccccagacccctcctggagcccccaatcccctcctggagcccccagacccctcctgGAGCCCCCCAATCTCTTTCTGGAGCCCCCAatcccctcctgcagccccccagacccctcccggAGCCCCCCAATCCCTCCCGGAGCCCCCAAtcccctcctggagcccccagTCCCTTCCTGGAGCCCCCAAATTCCCTCCCGGAGCCCTCAAACCCCTCCTGgagcccccaaacccctcctggagccccccaaaccctcctggagcccccaatcccctcctggagccccccaatcccctcctggagccccccaaaccctcctggagcccccaatcccctcctggagccccccaatctcctcctggagcccccaaacccctcctggagccccccaaacccctcctggaagcccccaaacccctcctggagcccccagtctcctcctggagcccccaaaccctcctggagccccccaatcccctcctggagcccccaaacccctcctggagcccccaaacccctcctggagcccccagtctcctcctggagcccccaaattccctcccggagcccccaaacccctcctggagcccccaatcccctcctggagcccccaaacccctcctggagcccccaaacccctcctggagcccctaatcccctcctggagccccccagtctcctcctggagccccccaaacccctcctggagccccccaaacccatcctggagccccccaatcccctcctggagcccccaaacccctcctggagccccccaatcccctcctggagcccccaaaccc
This window contains:
- the WDR54 gene encoding WD repeat-containing protein 54 isoform X1 — encoded protein: MAAASTGPYRRERSLALRGSSSALYNNLAVLRGPGRGPALGAVHGSSLSLLAGEGPARQLQARGGGSALSTPLLTQAAWCQLPARVLLVLTSQRGVQMHEADGSTMVFWHALDVPELPPAHSVFARGIAAAGGRFICVGTSFGAVLVFDIPPKGTNVTLSEVLEQHRDPVTDIAAEQGQAPDGAGDLVTADDSGTLCLWSSGEEFTLLGKIPGSGCSCSSVALWNGTVAAGYGNGQIRLWEAGSGRIRAQVSAHARWIYALDLAPLSGKLLSGAEDSFVHVWKLSRNPDTDDIEVQHCHAECVTDTQVCGARFCDPAGDTFAVTGYDLSEILCYGPA
- the WDR54 gene encoding WD repeat-containing protein 54 isoform X2 — encoded protein: MAAASTGPYRRERSLALRGSSSALYNNLAVLRGPGRGPALGAVHGSSLSLLAGEGPARQLQARGGGSALSTPLLTQAAWCQLPARVLLVLTSQRGVQMHEADGSTMVFWHALDVPELPPGTSFGAVLVFDIPPKGTNVTLSEVLEQHRDPVTDIAAEQGQAPDGAGDLVTADDSGTLCLWSSGEEFTLLGKIPGSGCSCSSVALWNGTVAAGYGNGQIRLWEAGSGRIRAQVSAHARWIYALDLAPLSGKLLSGAEDSFVHVWKLSRNPDTDDIEVQHCHAECVTDTQVCGARFCDPAGDTFAVTGYDLSEILCYGPA